In Arsenophonus sp. aPb, one DNA window encodes the following:
- the tgt gene encoding tRNA guanosine(34) transglycosylase Tgt, whose protein sequence is MKYELQTQDGQARRGRLIFERGIVETPAFMPVGTYGTVKGMTPEEVKQTGAQILLGNTFHLWLRPGQEIMKLHGDLHDFMQWQGPILTDSGGFQVFSLGAMRKIKEEGVDFRHPINGEKIFLSPEKSMEIQYDLGSDIVMIFDECTPYPANWEYAKKSMEMSLRWAKRSRQRFDELANKNALFGIIQGSVYPDLRDISVKGLVEIGFDGYAVGGLAVGEPKEDMHRILEHVCPQIPQDKPRYLMGVGKPEDLIEGVRRGIDMFDCVMPTRNARNGHLFVTEGVIKIRNAKYKSDTAPLDAHCDCYTCSNYSRAYLHHLDRCNEILGARLNTLHNLRYYQRLMAEIRQAIEKGEFEAFAIEFYRRINKSISSN, encoded by the coding sequence GTGAAATATGAATTACAAACCCAAGATGGCCAAGCTCGCCGAGGTCGTTTGATTTTTGAGCGTGGCATAGTAGAAACGCCTGCTTTTATGCCGGTTGGTACTTATGGCACAGTTAAGGGTATGACGCCGGAAGAAGTTAAACAAACCGGAGCACAGATTCTGTTAGGCAATACTTTTCATTTATGGTTGCGCCCCGGGCAAGAGATAATGAAATTACATGGTGATTTGCATGATTTTATGCAATGGCAAGGACCAATTTTGACTGATTCAGGTGGATTTCAGGTTTTTAGCCTTGGTGCGATGCGTAAAATTAAAGAAGAGGGTGTCGATTTTCGTCATCCAATCAATGGTGAAAAAATTTTCCTTAGCCCTGAAAAATCAATGGAAATTCAGTATGATCTGGGTTCGGATATTGTCATGATTTTTGATGAATGTACGCCTTATCCAGCAAATTGGGAGTATGCTAAAAAGTCGATGGAGATGTCCCTTCGTTGGGCAAAACGTAGTCGTCAACGATTTGATGAGTTAGCTAATAAAAATGCGCTTTTTGGCATTATTCAGGGCAGTGTTTACCCGGATTTACGTGATATATCAGTAAAAGGCCTGGTCGAGATTGGTTTTGATGGCTATGCGGTTGGCGGTTTAGCCGTGGGGGAGCCGAAAGAGGATATGCACCGTATTTTAGAGCATGTTTGCCCACAAATCCCGCAGGATAAACCACGCTATTTAATGGGCGTCGGAAAACCGGAGGATCTGATTGAAGGGGTTCGTCGCGGTATTGATATGTTTGATTGCGTAATGCCAACCCGTAATGCACGAAATGGCCATTTATTTGTCACTGAAGGGGTAATTAAAATCCGGAATGCTAAATATAAATCGGATACTGCGCCACTAGATGCCCATTGTGACTGCTATACTTGCTCTAACTATAGCCGTGCTTATTTACATCATCTTGACCGATGTAATGAAATTCTTGGTGCCAGGCTTAATACCTTACACAATTTGCGTTATTATCAACGGCTAATGGCTGAAATTCGACAAGCGATAGAGAAAGGTGAATTTGAGGCTTTTGCGATAGAGTTTTATCGACGAATCAATAAATCGATTTCATCAAATTAG
- the brnQ gene encoding branched-chain amino acid transport system II carrier protein, translated as MAYRLTSRDILALGFMTFALFVGAGNIIFPPMVGLQAGEQVWIAAAGFLLTGVGLPVIAVIALAKVGGGIEQLSAPIGKSAGLLLAIVAYLSVGPLFATPRTATVSYEVGIAPLVGGVSSLSLFIYSLIYFAIVITISLYPGRLLDSVGHILAPIKMIALAILGIAALLWPAGEPIMSTPSYTEMAFSNGFINGYLTMDTLGAMVFGIVIVNAARSRGVENSALLTRYTMWAGLIAGVLLTLVYVSLFKLGENSGMLLPNASNGADILHAYVQHTFGNYGSFFLGVLIFVACMVTAVGLTCACAEFFALYVPISYRKLVWILGIFSMVISNLGLSKLIEFSIPVLIAIYPPCIVLIMMSFTLKWWKCASRVVAPTMLVSLLFGLLGAMKSSEILQAFIPAVAKKLPLYDHDLAWLVPSLIVLVLFALYDRINTKQH; from the coding sequence ATGGCATATCGTTTAACATCGAGAGATATTTTAGCGTTAGGGTTTATGACCTTTGCGTTATTTGTAGGAGCAGGAAATATTATTTTTCCTCCTATGGTTGGATTGCAAGCTGGTGAGCAAGTATGGATAGCAGCAGCCGGATTCCTGCTAACAGGTGTTGGGTTGCCTGTTATTGCTGTTATTGCGCTAGCAAAAGTAGGTGGCGGCATCGAACAGCTTAGTGCGCCGATTGGTAAATCTGCGGGATTATTGTTAGCTATTGTCGCTTATTTATCGGTCGGGCCATTATTTGCGACACCTCGTACTGCAACAGTTTCTTATGAAGTCGGAATTGCCCCATTAGTAGGAGGCGTTTCGTCGCTTTCATTGTTTATTTATAGCCTAATTTATTTTGCCATTGTGATAACTATTTCACTCTATCCAGGACGATTGCTCGATAGCGTAGGGCATATCTTAGCGCCAATAAAAATGATTGCATTAGCTATTTTGGGTATTGCTGCGTTACTTTGGCCAGCAGGTGAACCTATTATGTCAACGCCATCCTACACAGAAATGGCTTTTTCTAATGGTTTTATTAATGGTTATCTGACTATGGATACCCTGGGTGCCATGGTTTTTGGCATTGTTATTGTTAATGCTGCCCGCTCACGTGGCGTTGAAAATTCTGCTCTTCTAACCCGTTATACAATGTGGGCTGGCTTAATTGCCGGCGTGTTATTAACGTTGGTTTATGTTTCACTGTTTAAACTGGGTGAGAATAGCGGCATGTTATTGCCTAACGCCAGCAATGGCGCTGATATTTTGCATGCCTATGTGCAACATACTTTTGGTAATTATGGTAGCTTTTTCTTAGGGGTACTGATTTTTGTTGCTTGTATGGTAACGGCGGTTGGGCTCACTTGTGCTTGTGCTGAATTTTTTGCGCTTTATGTGCCGATTTCTTATCGTAAATTAGTCTGGATACTTGGTATCTTTTCTATGGTTATCTCGAATTTAGGATTAAGTAAACTGATTGAATTTTCCATTCCAGTATTAATCGCGATTTACCCACCATGTATTGTATTGATTATGATGAGCTTTACCTTGAAATGGTGGAAATGTGCATCCAGAGTGGTTGCGCCAACCATGCTGGTAAGCCTGCTATTCGGTTTATTAGGAGCGATGAAATCTTCAGAGATTTTGCAAGCATTCATTCCTGCTGTTGCGAAGAAATTACCCCTTTATGATCATGATTTAGCCTGGCTGGTACCATCATTAATTGTTTTAGTTTTGTTTGCATTATATGATCGTATTAACACTAAACAACACTGA
- a CDS encoding ACP phosphodiesterase: MNFLAHLHLAQRAQSSLLGNLMADFVRGNPDGLYSPDVVAGIRMHRQVDKFTDQHPIVINAKQLFRPPYRRVAAITLDLVWDHFLALYWDQIESKQTLSQFVHYARQQIEPNLYYTPEKFQELNEYLWSQNWLIRYAEPEYISDVLNSMARRRPKLVDLIGSFDDFILHYSHFSTFFWQFYPEMITFAETRTAKTTLLMKTNKP; the protein is encoded by the coding sequence ATGAATTTTCTTGCACACTTGCATTTAGCTCAACGAGCTCAAAGTTCCTTATTAGGAAATTTAATGGCGGATTTCGTTCGCGGTAATCCTGATGGTTTGTATTCACCAGATGTTGTGGCCGGGATCAGAATGCATCGCCAAGTAGATAAATTTACCGATCAACACCCCATTGTGATTAATGCAAAGCAACTTTTTCGGCCGCCATACCGTCGAGTCGCCGCGATTACTCTCGATTTAGTTTGGGATCATTTTCTCGCTTTATACTGGGATCAAATCGAATCAAAGCAAACTCTATCCCAATTTGTTCATTATGCCCGCCAGCAAATTGAGCCAAACTTATATTATACCCCTGAGAAATTTCAAGAATTAAATGAGTATTTATGGTCACAAAACTGGCTCATTCGTTATGCAGAGCCTGAATATATTAGTGATGTATTAAACAGCATGGCGCGCAGACGGCCTAAACTAGTTGATTTAATCGGTTCCTTTGATGACTTTATTCTGCATTACTCGCATTTTTCTACTTTCTTTTGGCAATTTTATCCAGAAATGATCACCTTTGCTGAAACTCGAACAGCAAAAACAACGCTATTAATGAAAACAAATAAACCCTAG
- a CDS encoding porin has product MARKLKPIITFIATLSLAEITQATSIYDDQYTRFDIYGQIRLINSWDTEKNKTIIGDDGSRIGLFAEHKLPHEVKVFGNIELGLDTQKSNSNNPNSQFQLYNRVGYVGISHAEYGKVQFGRTYIPIDSVAKSNLGYNNTGVLYFADVLSRNTGISSGYVKQENGNTIYRGTGQDIFTLRLPHTIYLETPLFKGVKFAGSYSKPSEGSAERDHSDILHAYSLGLFYQNALGFELATGWAEAVGEKNQTGKKPQDNMFGLGVKYIFPDKTASIGIDYGRLQSTNVVVVGKTLTPTSVTGNWSAHLYSIGAKWHWPESDTGLYAGYGLRSGDKKTFDYTKQTYTLGVDKDFAVMKSKQLLLYIEMAYNHLHSKNQAYEKDNWFLVETGLRFFF; this is encoded by the coding sequence ATGGCAAGAAAATTAAAACCCATCATAACATTTATTGCTACCTTATCTTTAGCAGAGATTACACAGGCAACAAGTATTTATGATGATCAATATACACGTTTTGATATTTATGGGCAGATTCGATTAATAAATAGTTGGGATACTGAAAAGAATAAAACCATTATTGGCGATGATGGTAGCCGTATTGGTTTATTTGCCGAGCATAAATTGCCTCATGAAGTTAAAGTATTTGGCAATATTGAATTAGGTTTAGATACGCAAAAGTCGAATAGTAATAATCCTAATAGCCAATTTCAACTCTATAATCGAGTTGGCTACGTTGGTATTTCTCATGCAGAGTATGGAAAAGTTCAATTTGGCCGTACTTATATTCCTATTGATTCGGTTGCTAAATCTAATTTAGGTTATAACAATACAGGTGTGCTATATTTTGCTGATGTATTAAGTCGTAATACCGGTATATCCTCCGGTTATGTAAAGCAAGAAAATGGTAATACTATCTATCGTGGTACTGGACAAGATATTTTTACCCTACGTTTGCCCCATACTATTTATTTAGAAACACCTTTATTTAAAGGCGTTAAGTTTGCAGGCAGTTATTCTAAACCCTCAGAAGGCAGTGCTGAGCGTGATCATAGTGATATTCTTCATGCTTACTCATTGGGTCTTTTTTATCAGAACGCTTTGGGTTTCGAACTGGCGACAGGTTGGGCCGAAGCGGTGGGAGAAAAAAACCAAACAGGAAAAAAACCGCAAGACAATATGTTCGGACTGGGTGTCAAATATATTTTTCCTGATAAAACTGCTTCAATTGGGATCGATTATGGTCGATTACAATCAACGAATGTTGTAGTCGTTGGAAAAACATTGACGCCAACATCGGTGACAGGGAATTGGTCGGCTCATCTCTACAGTATTGGTGCGAAATGGCACTGGCCTGAATCCGATACAGGTTTATATGCCGGTTATGGACTAAGATCGGGCGATAAAAAAACTTTTGACTATACAAAGCAGACTTATACGTTAGGTGTAGATAAAGACTTTGCAGTAATGAAAAGTAAGCAATTACTTTTATATATAGAAATGGCATATAACCATCTGCATAGTAAAAATCAAGCTTACGAAAAAGATAATTGGTTTTTGGTTGAGACAGGCTTGCGCTTCTTTTTCTAA
- the queA gene encoding tRNA preQ1(34) S-adenosylmethionine ribosyltransferase-isomerase QueA, which produces MRVSDFAFKLPDELIAHYPLAKRSHCRLLSLDGSTGELAHGIFTDIVDKLESGDLLVFNNTQVIPARLYGRKMSGGKIEVLIERMLDTHRVLAHVRASKAPKVGAELLLGDDESVKAIMLARHDTLFEIAFQDQRDVLAILNDIGHMPLPPYIARPDEEVDRTLYQTVYGQRPGAVAAPTAGLHFDQSLLAALRQKGVAMAFVTLHVGAGTFQPVRVENVAEHTMHAEYVEVSQEVVDAILACKARGKRVIAVGTTSIRALESAASACKEGIIAPFFADTRIFIYPGFHFQIVDALITNFHLPESTLIMLVSAFAGYQNTMNAYQKAIAEKYRFFSYGDAMFITHNPKAVSEKVAD; this is translated from the coding sequence ATGCGTGTCTCTGATTTTGCTTTTAAATTACCTGATGAATTAATAGCCCATTATCCCTTAGCCAAACGTAGTCATTGCCGGCTACTTTCTTTAGACGGTTCAACTGGTGAACTGGCTCATGGTATTTTTACTGATATTGTTGATAAATTAGAATCAGGTGATCTGCTAGTTTTCAATAATACGCAGGTTATACCGGCACGTCTTTATGGCCGTAAAATGTCTGGTGGCAAAATTGAAGTATTAATTGAGCGCATGTTAGATACCCACCGAGTTTTGGCACATGTTCGTGCTTCTAAAGCACCAAAGGTTGGCGCTGAATTATTATTAGGTGATGATGAAAGCGTCAAAGCTATTATGTTAGCAAGACACGATACATTATTTGAAATTGCTTTTCAGGATCAGCGTGATGTGTTAGCTATCTTAAATGATATTGGCCATATGCCATTACCTCCCTACATTGCTCGTCCTGATGAAGAGGTTGATAGAACACTATATCAAACGGTTTATGGCCAACGACCTGGTGCAGTTGCTGCGCCCACGGCAGGTTTACATTTTGATCAATCATTACTCGCGGCGCTGCGGCAAAAAGGGGTGGCAATGGCATTTGTGACGCTGCACGTTGGTGCAGGCACATTTCAACCTGTTCGAGTGGAAAATGTTGCTGAACATACCATGCATGCAGAATATGTTGAAGTATCGCAAGAGGTTGTTGATGCAATATTGGCATGTAAAGCGAGAGGTAAACGGGTTATCGCGGTTGGCACAACTTCAATTCGAGCTTTAGAAAGTGCGGCGAGCGCCTGTAAAGAAGGTATTATTGCTCCCTTTTTTGCTGATACTCGAATTTTTATTTATCCAGGCTTTCATTTTCAAATTGTCGATGCATTAATTACTAATTTCCATTTACCTGAATCCACTTTGATCATGTTGGTATCTGCTTTTGCTGGTTATCAAAATACGATGAATGCCTACCAAAAAGCAATCGCAGAGAAGTATCGCTTTTTTAGTTATGGTGATGCCATGTTTATCACGCATAATCCTAAGGCAGTGAGTGAAAAAGTGGCTGACTAG
- the secD gene encoding protein translocase subunit SecD: MLNRYPLWKYLMLIAALLIGLLYALPNLYGEDPAVQITGVRGTAANEQTMDQVRNILKKEKIESKSIALENGVILARFDNPDVQLHARESLVAGLGEQYIVALNLAPATPHWLRALGGEPMKLGLDLRGGVHFLMEVDMETALGKLQEQNMDGLRSDLREKGISYSTIRKIDNYGVEIRFRDDSDRSQAESYLTPRYRDLVFTTGNNNILTAVMTDDRIREARNYAVSQNINIIRNRVNQLGVAEPLVQRQGASRIVVELPGIQDTARAKEILGATATLEFRLVNVGIDSSAIQRGHIPGDSEIKYTRDGEPVVLYKRVILTGDHITDSTSDLDEMGSPQVSIGLDSVGGSIMSDFTRDNQDKLMATLFVEYKDSGRKDANGRAILVKDEKVINVARISARFGSKFRITGISNPTEARQLSLLLRAGALIAPIQIVEERTIGPTLGLQNIEQGMKASLAGLLASVLFMVIYYRKFGLIASSALLANLILIMGIMSLLPGATLTMPGIAGIVLTLAVAVDANVLINERIKEELKNGRSIQQAIHEGYKGAFSSILDANLTTVITATILYAVGTGSIKGFAITTAIGIATSMFTAIVGTRAIVNLLYGGKRIKKLSI, from the coding sequence GTGCTAAATCGTTATCCTTTGTGGAAGTATTTGATGCTGATCGCTGCGTTACTCATCGGTCTGCTGTATGCGCTTCCCAATCTTTATGGAGAAGATCCGGCTGTTCAGATTACTGGCGTGCGGGGCACCGCTGCCAATGAACAGACTATGGATCAGGTTCGCAATATTTTAAAGAAAGAGAAAATCGAAAGTAAATCAATTGCACTGGAAAATGGTGTAATTCTTGCTCGTTTTGATAATCCAGATGTCCAGCTGCATGCACGCGAAAGCCTAGTTGCCGGTTTAGGCGAGCAGTATATTGTGGCGTTAAATTTGGCACCTGCTACCCCTCATTGGTTAAGGGCATTGGGCGGAGAACCCATGAAATTAGGGTTAGATTTGCGTGGTGGTGTTCACTTCTTAATGGAAGTGGATATGGAAACGGCGTTGGGTAAATTACAAGAGCAGAATATGGATGGCCTGCGTAGTGATTTACGTGAAAAAGGGATCTCATATTCAACAATACGTAAAATAGATAATTACGGCGTTGAGATTCGTTTTCGCGATGATAGTGATCGCTCGCAAGCCGAATCTTATTTGACACCACGTTATCGCGATTTAGTTTTTACTACGGGCAACAACAATATATTAACGGCAGTAATGACAGATGATCGGATCCGTGAAGCGCGTAATTATGCAGTATCACAAAATATTAATATTATCCGTAACCGAGTTAACCAATTAGGTGTTGCCGAACCATTGGTACAACGTCAGGGGGCTTCCCGTATTGTCGTTGAATTACCGGGTATCCAAGATACAGCGCGAGCAAAAGAGATTCTCGGTGCAACTGCAACGCTGGAGTTTCGTTTAGTTAATGTCGGTATAGACAGTTCGGCTATTCAACGTGGCCATATTCCGGGTGATTCTGAGATAAAATATACGCGTGATGGTGAACCGGTTGTTCTTTATAAACGCGTTATTTTGACAGGCGATCACATTACTGATTCGACATCAGATTTGGATGAAATGGGAAGCCCACAAGTAAGCATTGGTCTGGATAGTGTTGGTGGCTCTATTATGTCTGATTTTACGCGTGATAATCAGGACAAATTGATGGCAACCTTATTTGTTGAATATAAAGATAGCGGAAGAAAGGATGCCAATGGTCGTGCTATTTTGGTAAAAGATGAGAAAGTCATTAATGTCGCCAGAATTTCTGCTCGCTTTGGTAGCAAATTTCGTATTACCGGTATCAGTAATCCAACGGAAGCTCGTCAATTATCTTTATTACTACGCGCTGGTGCATTGATCGCCCCTATTCAAATTGTTGAAGAACGCACAATTGGGCCAACATTAGGATTGCAAAATATTGAGCAAGGAATGAAAGCATCATTAGCTGGTTTGTTAGCTTCTGTGCTATTTATGGTCATTTATTATCGCAAATTTGGTCTGATTGCCAGTTCCGCGTTGTTAGCAAACTTGATCCTCATTATGGGGATTATGTCGCTATTACCGGGAGCCACTTTAACCATGCCGGGAATTGCGGGTATTGTTTTGACGCTTGCTGTTGCTGTTGATGCTAATGTATTGATTAATGAACGTATTAAAGAAGAGCTAAAAAATGGTCGTTCTATACAGCAAGCGATACATGAAGGTTACAAAGGGGCATTTTCCAGTATTTTAGACGCGAATTTGACAACTGTGATCACGGCAACCATTTTGTATGCGGTAGGCACCGGCTCAATTAAGGGCTTTGCCATTACTACGGCGATTGGTATTGCCACCTCCATGTTTACTGCCATTGTAGGTACACGTGCTATTGTGAACTTATTGTATGGTGGTAAACGTATTAAAAAGCTGTCTATTTAA
- the phoR gene encoding phosphate regulon sensor histidine kinase PhoR, whose translation MLERLSWKKLVVVLVLFCLPACGLSLFIGHLSWLLVISLLVALCWHSYHLLKLSDWLWLERRLLPPAGKGVWEPIFYGIYQLQQRNRKRRRELVQIIRRFRSGAESLPDAVIIMTAEGNIVWCNRLAEYLLGFRWPEDSGQSIFNLLRYPDFNRYFILADYSVPFTIALNNGAMVEFQIMSYVDDQLLMVARDITEKEKLEKLRGEFFANANHELRTPLTVLQGYLEIMDEQTDSHSANKKALHSMREQVARMDRLIEQLLQLSRIEIAPHVNLNEQINIPAMLNTIKQDVINLSLAKHEIIFDVDKKLQVYGNEEQLRSAISNLIYNAINHTPVGTSIHICWQHIKQGALFSIRDNGPGIASAHLLRLTERFYRVEKSRSRRMGGGSGLGLAIVKHALIHHHSQLNIESQLGKGSVFSFILPSSLVVTTKNGQN comes from the coding sequence GTGCTTGAACGTTTGTCGTGGAAAAAATTAGTGGTTGTTCTGGTTTTATTCTGTTTACCAGCATGTGGGTTATCACTTTTTATTGGTCATCTTTCTTGGCTACTCGTGATTTCACTATTAGTGGCTTTATGTTGGCATAGTTATCATTTACTAAAATTATCCGATTGGCTTTGGCTTGAACGTCGTTTACTGCCACCCGCTGGAAAAGGTGTTTGGGAGCCGATTTTTTATGGTATTTATCAGTTACAACAACGTAATCGTAAACGCCGGCGTGAATTGGTACAGATTATTAGGCGGTTTCGTAGTGGCGCAGAATCTTTACCTGATGCTGTAATTATTATGACCGCAGAAGGTAATATTGTTTGGTGTAATCGTTTAGCTGAATATTTATTGGGTTTTCGTTGGCCGGAAGATAGCGGGCAATCTATTTTCAATTTACTTCGTTATCCTGATTTTAACCGCTATTTTATTTTGGCCGACTATTCCGTACCATTTACGATAGCGTTAAATAACGGTGCGATGGTTGAATTTCAAATTATGTCTTATGTTGATGACCAATTATTGATGGTTGCAAGAGACATAACGGAAAAGGAGAAATTAGAAAAATTACGTGGCGAATTTTTTGCTAATGCTAATCATGAATTACGCACACCGTTGACCGTTTTGCAAGGTTACCTGGAAATTATGGATGAGCAAACCGATAGTCATTCGGCTAACAAAAAAGCCTTACACTCAATGCGTGAACAAGTGGCACGCATGGATAGACTGATTGAACAATTACTCCAGCTTTCCCGCATTGAAATAGCACCGCATGTTAATTTGAATGAACAGATCAATATTCCGGCAATGCTAAACACAATAAAACAGGATGTAATAAATTTAAGCCTGGCAAAGCATGAAATTATTTTTGATGTAGATAAAAAATTGCAAGTTTATGGTAACGAAGAGCAGTTGAGAAGTGCTATTTCAAACCTTATTTATAATGCGATTAACCATACACCAGTTGGAACATCTATTCATATTTGTTGGCAACATATTAAACAGGGAGCACTTTTTTCTATTCGCGATAATGGCCCGGGAATTGCTTCAGCGCATTTGCTACGTTTAACAGAACGTTTTTATCGCGTAGAAAAATCGCGTTCACGCCGAATGGGTGGCGGTAGCGGATTAGGATTGGCTATTGTCAAACATGCATTAATACATCACCATTCCCAATTAAATATTGAAAGTCAATTGGGTAAGGGGTCGGTGTTTAGTTTTATTTTACCGTCTAGTTTAGTTGTAACAACAAAAAATGGACAAAATTAA
- the yajC gene encoding preprotein translocase subunit YajC, translating to MNLFISEAVASAGGQAQGNPYSLIIMLVVFGLIFYFMILRPQQKRAKEHKKLMDSISKGDEVLTTGGLIGRVTKVSETGYIVVALNDTNEVTIKRDFVAAVLPKGTMKSI from the coding sequence ATGAATTTGTTTATTTCTGAAGCAGTCGCTTCAGCGGGTGGTCAGGCGCAAGGAAACCCATACTCTTTGATCATCATGCTGGTTGTTTTCGGATTGATTTTTTATTTTATGATTTTACGCCCACAGCAGAAGCGAGCTAAAGAGCACAAAAAATTAATGGATTCTATTTCTAAAGGTGATGAGGTACTAACAACCGGTGGATTAATTGGCCGTGTCACCAAAGTATCTGAAACAGGTTATATTGTTGTCGCATTAAATGACACCAATGAAGTAACCATTAAACGTGATTTCGTTGCTGCTGTACTACCAAAAGGTACAATGAAGTCTATCTAA
- a CDS encoding nitroreductase family protein translates to MPNKFIEMMKKRRTIYNIDSSLPISQEKLITLVKEAVKEAPSSFNSQTSRVVILFGDEHKKLWHNITKEALKEIVAKEIFTTTEKKIDSFAAGAGTVLFFEEQNVIKELQQKFPLYADNFPVWSEQSSGMAQYAVWASLAQEKVGASLQHYNPLIDEKVHASWQIPNSWKLRAQLVFGAIKQLANEKTYIDDDIRFKVFGEN, encoded by the coding sequence ATGCCAAATAAATTTATTGAAATGATGAAAAAAAGAAGAACTATTTATAATATAGATAGCTCACTACCTATCTCTCAAGAAAAACTTATCACATTAGTTAAAGAAGCCGTCAAAGAAGCGCCTTCTTCATTTAATTCTCAAACATCGCGTGTGGTTATTCTATTTGGCGATGAACATAAAAAACTGTGGCACAATATTACCAAAGAAGCACTAAAAGAAATTGTTGCTAAAGAGATTTTTACTACCACAGAGAAAAAAATCGATAGCTTTGCTGCCGGCGCTGGTACGGTTTTATTTTTTGAAGAACAAAATGTTATCAAAGAATTACAGCAAAAATTTCCGCTTTATGCCGATAATTTTCCTGTTTGGTCAGAACAAAGTAGTGGGATGGCACAATATGCGGTTTGGGCGAGTCTAGCACAAGAAAAAGTGGGGGCATCACTGCAACACTACAATCCCCTTATTGATGAAAAAGTGCATGCTAGTTGGCAGATCCCAAACTCGTGGAAATTACGCGCTCAATTAGTCTTTGGTGCAATTAAACAACTGGCCAATGAAAAAACCTATATTGACGATGACATTCGCTTCAAAGTCTTTGGTGAAAATTAA
- the phoB gene encoding phosphate regulon transcriptional regulator PhoB, whose protein sequence is MVRRILVVEDETAIREMVCFVLEQNGFQTVEADDYDSAIAQLIEPYPALILLDWMIPGGSGIQLIAHIKRDQLTRNIPIMMLTARGEEEDRVRGLEIGADDYLTKPFSPKELVARVNAILRRVSALASDNIIEMNGLKLDPASHRVMSDATSIEMGPTEYKLLYFFMTHPERVYNREQLLNYVWGVNVYIEDRTVDVHIRRLRKALAVGGHEKMIQTVRGTGYRFSVRY, encoded by the coding sequence ATGGTAAGACGTATTCTGGTCGTCGAAGATGAAACCGCGATCCGTGAGATGGTATGCTTTGTATTAGAACAGAATGGATTCCAAACAGTTGAGGCTGATGATTATGATTCAGCAATCGCGCAGCTTATAGAGCCTTATCCTGCACTCATCTTGCTGGATTGGATGATCCCAGGTGGTTCGGGTATCCAGCTTATTGCCCATATAAAACGTGATCAACTAACCCGAAATATTCCCATTATGATGTTAACCGCAAGGGGAGAAGAAGAAGATCGGGTGAGAGGTTTAGAAATTGGAGCAGATGATTATCTTACTAAACCTTTTTCACCGAAAGAGCTGGTTGCTAGGGTAAACGCAATTTTACGCCGTGTTTCAGCTTTGGCTAGCGACAATATTATTGAAATGAACGGATTGAAGTTAGATCCGGCGTCTCATAGAGTAATGAGTGATGCAACATCGATAGAAATGGGACCGACAGAATATAAATTATTGTATTTTTTTATGACTCATCCAGAACGAGTTTATAACCGTGAGCAATTATTAAATTATGTTTGGGGTGTAAATGTTTATATCGAGGATCGTACAGTCGATGTGCATATTCGTCGTTTACGTAAAGCACTTGCTGTAGGTGGTCATGAAAAAATGATCCAGACCGTTCGAGGTACAGGCTATCGTTTCTCTGTTCGTTATTGA